The following DNA comes from Pleuronectes platessa chromosome 9, fPlePla1.1, whole genome shotgun sequence.
gattttttttctttgtgtttggctGACACATTAGCATGTGCCCCCTTCTATCCTGTAGGTTTTGGGGTCAAGAAAAATGGCCACATCAGCTAGTTCAAAGCTGAACAAAGCTGTGAAGCAGCAGTACATGAGTCTACCTCAGGGAGACTCGGTCCAAGCTATGTACATCTGGATCGATGGGACTGGAGAGGGGCTCCGCTGCAAGACCAGAACTTTAGATTCTGATCCCAAGACGATTGAAGGTGAGCTCAAGCACCGGTATGATCCATATTGAGGTTTTTAACAGCATGTAGTGAAACTGTGAGTAAATACAGGTGTCAAGCTATGTGATATATCAATGGTTTTGGTTGTTTTCCACTGTCAGACCTTCCCGAGTGGAACTTTGATGGCTCCAGCACCTTCCAGTCAGAGGGCTCCAACAGCGACATGTTCCTGATCCCGGTAGCTATGTTCAGGGACCCGTTCAGGAAAGACCCCAACAAGCTTGTGCTCTGTGAAGTGCTCAAGTACAATCAAAAGCCAGCAGGTGAGCAGGAAAAGAACGAAAACTGAGCGTCCCTGCGGTTGAAGATTCCTTGTATTTCGTGTCAGCTTATGTTCGGCTCTCTCCCAATAGAGACCAACCTGCGCCTCACCTGTAAAAAGATCATGACAATGGTGGATAAAAGCCACCCATGGTTTGGTATGGAGCAGGAGTACACGATCCTTGGCACAGATGGGCACCCCTTTGGCTGGCCCTCCAACGGCTTCCCAGGTCCACAGGGTGAGTGGCagccttttgttttgtcttagTTAAAAAGAAATCTCAATGACCTGCAGAGAGTTAATATATAGTTTCTTTCCACCTGGTTAGGGCCTTATTATTGCGGAGTGGGAGCAGATAAGGCATATGGACGAGACGTAGTGGAAGCTCACTACAAAGCCTGTCTGTATGCTGGAGTTCAGATCTGTGGGACCAATGCTGAAGTCATGCCAGCTCAGGTACTGTCTCGTTGtcgtcttatttttttttattgttgcattTTCACGAAATTTTTCTACATCAAACATTTGGACCCTATTAACAATCTGTTAATAACACTGTTTGTTTCAGTGGGAGTTCCAGGTTGGGCCATGTGAAGGTATCAACATGGGGGACCACCTGTGGATTGCTCGTTTTATCCTTCACAGGGTCTGCGAGGATTTTGGCGTGGTGGCGTCCTTTGACCCTAAGCCCATCGCAGGGAATTGGAATGGTGCCGGCTGCCACACCAATTTCAGCACGAAGGAAATGCGAGAGGACGGTGGACTGAAGTAAGGATGCATTTTCAGGGTTATCTGGGTTAAATTGTGTATGGTTTTGCATTTGGGCTGTGAGCGTGTTCCTAAGccctctttcttcttcacagGGTCATTGAAGAGTCAATTGAAAGGCTGGCAAAGAGACACATGTATCACATCCGCGCCTACGACCCCAAAGGCGGCCTGGACAACGCCAGACGACTCACTGGTCGTCACGAAACCTCAAACATAGACCAGTTCTCCGCCGGCGTGGCCAACCGTGGTGCCAGCATCCGCATCCCCCGGGCAGTAGGGCAGGATAAGAAGGGCTACTTCGAGGACCGTCGTCCGTCCGCCAACTGCGACCCTTACATCGTCACCGAGGCTCTGGTGCGTTCATGTTTACTCAAAGAAGAAGGAGATGAGCCCACAGATTACAGTAAATGAACAATCTAAAAGTTTAGTGTCTTTTTCAAGACTCTATGGATCAATCTTTCCATTACTGAACTTTTTACTTGACTGAGGAAATTAAGAGGTATTTCTGCCTATTTTCAGCTGTATGCAGAAGTCTTCACCTCTGACATAAACACTGCCTTTTTGTCTGTTCAGTTCATTCTGTCATGGTAGCTGATAGTATGTCGAGAAGTACATGATTGTCATGTGGTTTAACTCGTACTAATGAAACTTTTAAATGTCTGAACAGCAGGATGTTGCTGTGAATCTTATAACTTTGACTTAAAGGATCCCAATGGCGTTTGAATGTTCTTCTTCATGGCCGATGTCTCAACAGTGGCGTTATCATGTTGTAGATAGTTAAAGGTCATTATAGCCAATCtacttttgtatgttttttaaatactatatttctgttgtttttact
Coding sequences within:
- the glulb gene encoding glutamine synthetase, coding for MATSASSKLNKAVKQQYMSLPQGDSVQAMYIWIDGTGEGLRCKTRTLDSDPKTIEDLPEWNFDGSSTFQSEGSNSDMFLIPVAMFRDPFRKDPNKLVLCEVLKYNQKPAETNLRLTCKKIMTMVDKSHPWFGMEQEYTILGTDGHPFGWPSNGFPGPQGPYYCGVGADKAYGRDVVEAHYKACLYAGVQICGTNAEVMPAQWEFQVGPCEGINMGDHLWIARFILHRVCEDFGVVASFDPKPIAGNWNGAGCHTNFSTKEMREDGGLKVIEESIERLAKRHMYHIRAYDPKGGLDNARRLTGRHETSNIDQFSAGVANRGASIRIPRAVGQDKKGYFEDRRPSANCDPYIVTEALVRSCLLKEEGDEPTDYSK